Proteins encoded in a region of the Nocardia asteroides genome:
- a CDS encoding ABC transporter substrate-binding protein: protein MIPTRHRIAALACALAAAATVAACGSDSAAPGADAGPPQPGGTLRYGLSQAPTCSDPAQAGTNQTLYVARQIVDSLTDQEPATGELKPWLAQRWEVSPDAKVFTFHLADGVTFSDGTPLTADSVRNTFDSIVRLGSGKAPLGSSYLTNYVGTTAVDRRTVRVEFSKPNAQFLQASSTTQLGILADATTSKPAEQRCLGDNVGSGPFTYAAYRQDAAVTLAKRTGYHWGSAVFAHRGEAYLDKIEFTVVPESGVRTGSLASGQLDAISDALPQDAPQIEAAGGRVLSIANPGIPFGLQPNVTRGPLRDPAVRHALLPAIDRKQLVDTVLGPQFEPATSALAGTTPGYTDLSAHLAYDPAKARTILDQAGWAPGADGIRTKNDERLSFSVLFSQVFAGNQAILELVQQQLRQVGVELKLDLVSVAETTARQNSKDFDTAYFNTTRADGDILRTSFGLDGRNLNVRGPISSLDDALNGQLDTVDLTARNGFIRTAQQQVLEAGLFIPTVELSQAIGAGPNTRDLKFEASARLQFFDTWLSGR, encoded by the coding sequence GTGATCCCAACCCGTCACCGAATCGCCGCGCTGGCCTGTGCGCTCGCCGCGGCCGCCACCGTGGCCGCCTGCGGCAGTGATTCGGCCGCGCCAGGCGCCGACGCGGGACCACCGCAGCCGGGCGGCACCTTGCGCTACGGCCTGTCCCAGGCGCCGACCTGCTCGGATCCGGCGCAGGCCGGTACCAACCAGACGCTGTACGTCGCCCGGCAGATCGTGGATTCGCTGACCGACCAGGAACCGGCGACCGGCGAGCTGAAGCCGTGGCTGGCACAACGCTGGGAAGTGAGCCCCGACGCGAAGGTGTTCACCTTCCACCTGGCCGACGGCGTCACCTTCAGCGACGGCACGCCGCTCACCGCGGACTCGGTGCGCAACACCTTCGACTCGATCGTGCGGCTCGGCTCGGGCAAGGCGCCGCTGGGCAGCAGCTATCTCACCAACTACGTCGGCACGACCGCGGTAGACCGGCGCACCGTCCGGGTGGAGTTCAGCAAGCCCAACGCGCAATTCCTCCAGGCGTCCTCGACCACCCAGCTCGGCATCCTGGCCGACGCGACCACGAGCAAGCCCGCCGAGCAGCGCTGCCTCGGCGACAACGTCGGCAGCGGGCCGTTCACCTACGCCGCCTACCGCCAGGACGCGGCGGTGACGCTGGCCAAGCGCACCGGCTACCACTGGGGCTCGGCGGTGTTCGCCCATCGCGGCGAGGCCTACCTGGACAAGATCGAGTTCACCGTCGTGCCCGAATCCGGGGTGCGCACCGGCAGTCTCGCCTCCGGGCAGCTGGACGCGATCAGCGACGCGCTGCCGCAGGACGCCCCGCAGATCGAGGCGGCGGGCGGACGCGTGCTCAGCATCGCCAACCCGGGAATTCCGTTCGGATTGCAACCCAACGTCACCCGCGGTCCGCTGCGCGATCCGGCGGTGCGGCACGCGCTCTTGCCCGCGATCGATCGCAAGCAACTGGTGGACACCGTGCTCGGCCCGCAGTTCGAACCCGCCACCAGCGCGCTGGCCGGCACCACCCCTGGCTACACCGACCTCTCGGCGCACCTGGCCTACGACCCGGCGAAGGCGCGCACCATCCTCGACCAGGCCGGGTGGGCGCCCGGCGCGGACGGCATCCGGACGAAGAACGATGAGCGGTTGAGCTTCTCGGTGCTCTTCAGCCAGGTGTTCGCGGGCAACCAGGCGATCCTTGAACTGGTCCAGCAGCAGCTGCGGCAGGTCGGCGTCGAGCTGAAACTGGACCTGGTGTCGGTGGCGGAGACCACCGCGCGGCAGAACAGCAAGGATTTCGACACCGCCTACTTCAACACCACCCGCGCCGACGGCGACATCCTGCGCACCTCCTTCGGACTCGACGGGCGCAATCTCAATGTCCGCGGCCCGATCTCGTCGCTGGACGACGCGTTGAACGGCCAGCTCGACACGGTGGACCTCACGGCACGAAACGGGTTCATCCGCACCGCGCAACAGCAGGTCCTCGAGGCGGGGTTGTTCATCCCGACCGTCGAGCTGTCCCAGGCCATCGGAGCGGGCCCGAACACGCGGGATCTGAAGTTCGAAGCGTCGGCGCGCTTGCAGTTCTTCGACACCTGGCTGAGCGGACGATAG
- a CDS encoding ABC transporter permease yields the protein MARYSALRVLQAIWVLWAAFTLSFVVLYLLPADPVSIAADGGGAGTPVDKAAIAELQARYGLDRPLWEQYLTALGHAVRGDLGHSIATGQQVTGAIGDALPATLELTGAALLFAVAGGVSLAFAATHTRRPWLRNALAALPSLGVSVPTFWTGLLLLQVFSFKLRLAPAFGGHGFAGTVLPAITLALPIGAVIAQVLTAGLETTWRQPFVDVALAKGGSRWWVQRTHVLRPASVPAFTIAGVLVGNMLAGSVVVETVFARQGVGRLTQTAVLAQDIPVVQGIVLLTSAVFVSVNLAVDLLYPLLDPRIAARSRGASGESEQTAVDAAEEAIIRA from the coding sequence ATGGCGCGCTACTCGGCGCTGCGGGTGCTGCAGGCGATTTGGGTGCTGTGGGCGGCGTTCACGCTGTCGTTCGTGGTGCTGTACCTGCTCCCGGCCGATCCGGTCTCGATCGCGGCCGACGGCGGCGGAGCGGGCACACCGGTGGACAAGGCCGCCATCGCCGAATTGCAGGCCCGTTACGGGCTGGATCGGCCGCTGTGGGAACAGTACTTGACCGCACTCGGGCACGCCGTTCGCGGTGATCTCGGGCATTCCATCGCGACCGGGCAACAGGTCACCGGCGCGATCGGCGACGCGCTGCCCGCCACGCTCGAATTGACCGGCGCCGCCCTGCTCTTCGCGGTCGCCGGTGGCGTCTCGCTGGCGTTCGCGGCGACCCATACCCGTCGACCGTGGCTGCGCAACGCCCTGGCGGCGTTGCCGTCGCTGGGCGTCTCGGTGCCGACGTTCTGGACCGGACTGCTTCTGCTGCAGGTGTTCTCGTTCAAGTTGCGCCTGGCGCCCGCGTTCGGCGGGCACGGTTTCGCGGGCACGGTGCTGCCCGCGATCACCCTGGCCCTGCCGATCGGGGCGGTCATCGCGCAAGTGCTCACCGCCGGGCTCGAAACCACCTGGCGCCAGCCGTTCGTCGACGTGGCGCTGGCCAAGGGCGGGTCGCGCTGGTGGGTGCAACGCACGCACGTGCTGCGCCCGGCCAGTGTGCCCGCGTTCACCATCGCGGGCGTCCTGGTCGGCAACATGCTCGCCGGATCGGTGGTGGTGGAGACGGTCTTCGCCCGTCAGGGCGTCGGCCGGCTGACCCAGACCGCGGTGCTGGCGCAGGACATCCCGGTGGTGCAGGGCATCGTGCTGCTCACCTCGGCGGTGTTCGTCAGCGTGAATCTCGCGGTGGACCTGCTGTATCCGCTGCTCGACCCGCGCATCGCGGCCCGCTCCCGCGGCGCGAGCGGCGAGTCCGAGCAGACCGCCGTCGACGCCGCCGAGGAGGCGATCATTCGTGCCTGA
- a CDS encoding LLM class flavin-dependent oxidoreductase encodes MSGRAVPLSILDLSPISAGSTAQQALRNTVDLARHAERWGYHRYWLAEHHFVSVASSSSITLIGLVAAATERIRVGSAAVQVGHHTSASIVEAFGTIDALYPGRLDLGLGRSGHRRGQFGAEAARPKGGKPVVDSVTGRTEIRDGVVVPPPFDPGRVVDRSKFIASVGALQQRGAQPLDFAEQVDEVRALLAGTFVSPEGVALHAVPGEGAQVRLWLFGSSAGESAALAGRLGLPFAAAYHVSPGTALEAIEAYRAAFRPSTELAEPYVVISADVVVAQDDATARRLAAGYGHWVYSIRSGAGAADYPDPATVSPLTAQQRRLVDDRLATQFVGAPGTVVERLAALRRVAGADELLVTTITHRHADRLESHRLLAEAWGLRAARAA; translated from the coding sequence ATGAGCGGTCGAGCCGTACCCCTCTCGATCCTGGACCTGTCGCCGATCAGCGCGGGCTCGACCGCGCAGCAGGCGCTGCGCAACACCGTCGATCTGGCCCGGCACGCCGAACGATGGGGCTACCACCGGTACTGGCTGGCCGAACACCACTTCGTCTCGGTGGCCAGCTCCTCCTCGATCACCCTGATCGGGCTGGTGGCGGCGGCCACCGAGCGCATCCGGGTGGGTTCGGCGGCGGTGCAGGTGGGTCATCACACCTCGGCCTCGATCGTGGAGGCGTTCGGCACGATCGACGCGCTGTACCCGGGCCGCCTGGACCTGGGACTGGGACGGTCGGGGCATCGGCGCGGGCAGTTCGGGGCCGAAGCCGCGCGGCCCAAGGGCGGGAAGCCGGTGGTCGACTCGGTGACCGGGCGCACCGAGATCCGTGACGGCGTGGTGGTTCCGCCGCCGTTCGACCCGGGCCGCGTCGTGGACCGGTCGAAGTTCATCGCCTCGGTGGGCGCGTTGCAGCAGCGCGGGGCGCAGCCGCTGGACTTCGCCGAGCAGGTCGACGAGGTGCGCGCCCTGCTGGCGGGTACCTTCGTCAGCCCCGAAGGCGTCGCGCTGCACGCTGTTCCCGGAGAGGGCGCACAGGTGCGGTTGTGGCTGTTCGGCAGCTCGGCGGGCGAGAGCGCGGCGCTGGCGGGACGCCTGGGGCTGCCGTTCGCCGCGGCCTACCACGTGTCGCCGGGCACCGCGCTGGAGGCCATCGAGGCGTATCGCGCGGCATTCCGCCCGTCCACCGAGCTGGCCGAGCCCTATGTGGTGATCTCCGCGGACGTGGTGGTCGCCCAGGACGACGCGACCGCCCGGCGGTTGGCCGCGGGCTATGGCCACTGGGTCTACAGCATTCGCAGCGGCGCGGGCGCGGCCGACTATCCCGATCCGGCGACCGTCTCGCCGCTCACCGCGCAGCAGCGGCGCCTGGTGGACGATCGACTGGCCACCCAGTTCGTGGGTGCGCCGGGCACCGTCGTGGAGCGGCTCGCCGCGCTGCGACGGGTCGCGGGCGCGGACGAACTGCTGGTCACCACGATCACCCATCGGCACGCCGACCGCCTGGAATCGCACCGGCTGCTCGCGGAGGCGTGGGGACTGCGGGCGGCGAGGGCGGCCTGA
- a CDS encoding ABC transporter permease has translation MVDVTEERRAAVLSGIRRPTVSWKTLRGNAGLLIAGAVALLAVGWALAPSVFAGGDPLTGVPAQKFQAPSAEHWFGTDNLGRDLYTRMVHGAGLSLTATLSAVGIALVAGSLLGLLAGSTGGVIDAVLMRLVDVLLSVPALLLSLALVTALGFGTRNVAVAVGVSLVANFARVMRSEVLRVRQAVYVEAAHAAGVRWYTVLARHVLPNSYQPVLALAAVEFGMAVLAVSALSFLGYGAKPPTPEWGTLISEGRNYLATAWWMTTLPGSVIIAVVLAAQRLGRAIGKGERA, from the coding sequence GTGGTTGACGTGACCGAGGAACGGCGCGCAGCGGTACTGTCCGGCATCCGGCGACCGACCGTGAGCTGGAAGACGCTGCGCGGCAATGCCGGACTGCTGATCGCGGGGGCGGTCGCGCTGCTGGCGGTGGGATGGGCGCTGGCGCCGTCGGTATTCGCCGGTGGCGACCCGCTGACCGGCGTGCCCGCGCAGAAGTTCCAGGCCCCCAGCGCCGAGCATTGGTTCGGCACCGACAATCTCGGACGCGATCTCTACACCCGGATGGTGCACGGCGCCGGTCTTTCGCTGACCGCCACCTTGTCCGCGGTGGGCATCGCGCTCGTCGCCGGATCGCTGCTGGGACTGCTGGCGGGTTCGACCGGCGGCGTGATCGACGCCGTCCTCATGCGGCTGGTCGATGTGCTGCTGTCGGTCCCCGCGTTGCTGCTGTCGCTGGCGCTGGTGACCGCTCTCGGTTTCGGCACCCGCAACGTGGCCGTCGCGGTGGGCGTTTCGCTGGTGGCCAACTTCGCGCGCGTGATGCGTTCGGAGGTGCTGCGGGTCCGCCAGGCGGTGTACGTGGAGGCAGCCCACGCCGCGGGCGTGCGCTGGTACACGGTGCTGGCCAGGCACGTGCTGCCCAACTCCTATCAGCCCGTGCTCGCCTTGGCCGCGGTCGAATTCGGCATGGCGGTGCTGGCCGTGTCGGCGCTGAGCTTCCTCGGCTACGGCGCGAAGCCGCCCACCCCGGAATGGGGGACGCTGATCTCCGAGGGCCGCAACTACCTCGCGACCGCGTGGTGGATGACCACCCTGCCTGGTTCGGTCATCATCGCCGTCGTACTCGCCGCCCAGCGCCTCGGACGCGCGATCGGGAAGGGAGAACGCGCGTGA
- a CDS encoding ABC transporter ATP-binding protein: MSATTSALLHVEDLRVRYRSDSGPVAALDSVSLTVARGEVVALVGESGSGKSTLAHAVIGLLGANAEIVGGSVTFDGEVVDTGSERAMRRLRGARIGFVPQDPGLSLNPVRRVGDQVAEALLVHGLAGRAAARARALELLADAGLDRPRLRATQFPHQLSGGQRQRVLIAAALACAPDLVIADEPTSALDATVARRVLDRLAEQIAARGTAVLLITHDLAVAAERADRLIVLSGGEVVESGATAQLLAAPRHPYTKRLLAASPGLAPADGDREPRTRDGAPLLVLREVHKTFRAHGGDTVTAVAGVSFELGRGETLSLVGESGSGKSTTARIALRLTEPDRGEVVFDGQPLSAARGSRLRALRKRFQVVYQNPYASLDPRWRVGSIIEEPLRAFRVGDRARRRDRVAELLTQVALPAGFAQRRPAELSGGQRQRVAIARALALHPELLVLDEPVSALDASVQAQILELLDRLQTELSLSYLFISHDLAVVRRISDHVAVLRHGRIVESGRTAEIFGTPRHEYTRELLSAIPGAAVTNGVL; the protein is encoded by the coding sequence GTGAGCGCCACGACATCTGCACTGCTGCACGTCGAGGATCTACGGGTGCGTTATCGGTCCGACTCCGGCCCTGTGGCCGCGCTGGACAGTGTGTCGCTCACCGTGGCACGCGGCGAGGTGGTGGCGCTGGTCGGCGAGTCCGGCTCCGGCAAGTCCACGCTCGCCCACGCCGTGATCGGGCTGCTCGGGGCGAACGCCGAGATCGTGGGCGGAAGCGTGACCTTCGACGGCGAGGTGGTCGACACCGGATCCGAACGCGCCATGCGTCGGCTGCGCGGAGCACGCATCGGCTTCGTCCCGCAGGACCCCGGGTTGTCCCTGAACCCCGTCCGGCGCGTCGGCGATCAAGTGGCCGAGGCGCTGCTGGTGCACGGGCTGGCCGGTCGCGCGGCGGCGCGGGCACGGGCGCTGGAACTGCTGGCCGACGCCGGGCTGGACCGGCCGCGACTGCGGGCGACGCAATTCCCGCACCAGTTGTCCGGCGGGCAGCGCCAGCGGGTGCTCATCGCCGCGGCGCTGGCTTGCGCACCGGATCTGGTCATCGCGGACGAACCGACCAGCGCGCTGGACGCGACCGTAGCGCGCCGGGTGCTGGACCGGCTCGCCGAGCAGATCGCGGCGCGCGGTACGGCGGTGCTGCTGATCACCCATGATCTGGCGGTCGCGGCCGAGCGTGCGGACCGGCTGATCGTGCTGAGCGGCGGCGAGGTGGTCGAAAGCGGCGCCACCGCGCAGCTGCTGGCCGCACCGCGCCACCCGTACACCAAGCGGTTGCTGGCCGCTTCACCCGGTCTCGCTCCGGCCGACGGCGACCGCGAGCCCAGGACCCGCGACGGCGCGCCACTGCTGGTCCTGCGCGAGGTGCACAAGACCTTCCGGGCGCACGGCGGCGACACCGTGACGGCGGTGGCCGGGGTTAGCTTCGAACTCGGCCGCGGCGAGACCCTCTCGCTGGTCGGCGAATCCGGATCGGGCAAGTCGACCACCGCGCGGATCGCGTTGCGGCTCACCGAACCCGACCGCGGGGAGGTCGTCTTCGACGGGCAACCCCTGTCGGCGGCTCGCGGTTCGCGACTGCGCGCGCTGCGCAAGCGCTTCCAGGTGGTGTACCAGAATCCGTACGCCTCACTGGATCCGCGCTGGCGGGTGGGCTCGATCATCGAAGAACCGTTGCGCGCGTTCCGGGTCGGCGATCGCGCGCGACGGCGCGACCGGGTGGCGGAGTTGCTCACACAGGTGGCGTTGCCGGCCGGGTTCGCGCAGCGCAGGCCCGCCGAACTGTCCGGAGGACAGCGCCAGCGCGTCGCCATCGCGCGGGCGCTGGCGCTGCATCCCGAGCTGTTGGTACTCGACGAACCGGTCTCCGCGTTGGACGCCTCCGTGCAGGCGCAGATCCTCGAGCTGCTGGACCGCCTCCAGACGGAGTTGTCGCTGAGCTACCTGTTCATCTCGCATGATCTGGCGGTGGTGCGCCGCATCAGCGACCACGTCGCGGTGCTGCGGCACGGCCGCATCGTCGAATCCGGCCGCACCGCCGAGATCTTCGGCACCCCTCGGCACGAGTACACCCGAGAGCTGTTGTCGGCCATACCCGGCGCCGCCGTCACGAATGGCGTTCTCTGA
- a CDS encoding polyprenyl synthetase family protein: protein MEAPLSAATGTQTPRPAVPQPGTPAFVTAVEDALASFFATRRPTTERLGPVFVEATDTLEQFVLRGGKRTRPAFAWTGWLGAGGDPHAPEAAAVLTTCSALELVQACALIHDDIIDSSRTRRRFPTVHVDFEQRHRDRGWAGDSAHFGTSVAILVGDLALSWADDMVHASGLEPAAVARFAPVWADMRTEVLGGQLLDVNGEAGGDESVEAALRINRYKTAAYTVERPLHLGAAIAAADQGLIDAYRTFGTAIGIAFQLRDDLLGVFGDPAVTGKPSGDDLREGKRTVLLADALRRADESDTGAAALLRSSIGTDLSAEQVQRLRALLVELGAVEEVERRIAELTDSGLAAIESSSATSAAKERLRAMALAATKRAA, encoded by the coding sequence TTGGAGGCTCCTCTGTCCGCCGCAACAGGGACTCAGACGCCGCGGCCCGCAGTGCCGCAGCCGGGCACGCCCGCCTTCGTCACCGCCGTGGAAGACGCGCTGGCCAGTTTCTTCGCCACCCGACGCCCGACGACCGAACGACTCGGCCCGGTCTTCGTCGAAGCCACCGACACGCTCGAGCAGTTCGTGTTACGCGGCGGGAAACGCACCAGGCCCGCGTTCGCGTGGACCGGATGGCTCGGCGCGGGCGGCGACCCGCACGCCCCCGAGGCCGCCGCGGTGCTCACCACCTGCTCGGCGCTCGAGCTCGTGCAGGCCTGCGCGCTGATCCACGACGACATCATCGATTCCTCCCGCACCCGCCGCCGCTTCCCCACCGTTCACGTCGACTTCGAGCAGCGCCACCGCGACCGCGGGTGGGCGGGCGACTCGGCGCACTTCGGAACCAGCGTCGCCATCCTGGTCGGGGATCTGGCGCTGTCCTGGGCCGACGACATGGTGCACGCTTCCGGCCTCGAGCCCGCGGCCGTCGCCCGATTCGCGCCGGTGTGGGCCGACATGCGCACCGAGGTGCTCGGCGGCCAGCTGCTCGACGTCAACGGCGAGGCGGGCGGCGACGAATCGGTCGAGGCCGCGCTGCGGATCAACCGCTACAAGACCGCCGCCTACACCGTCGAACGCCCGCTGCACCTCGGCGCGGCGATCGCCGCCGCCGACCAAGGACTGATCGACGCCTACCGCACGTTCGGCACCGCCATCGGCATCGCCTTCCAGTTGCGCGACGACCTGCTGGGCGTGTTCGGCGACCCGGCGGTGACCGGCAAGCCCTCCGGTGACGACCTGCGCGAAGGCAAGCGCACCGTGCTGCTGGCCGACGCGCTGCGCCGCGCCGACGAGTCCGACACCGGCGCGGCCGCGTTGCTGCGCTCGAGCATCGGCACCGACCTGAGCGCCGAACAGGTGCAGCGGCTACGCGCGCTGCTCGTCGAGCTCGGCGCGGTCGAGGAGGTGGAACGCCGGATCGCCGAACTGACCGACAGCGGTCTGGCGGCCATCGAGTCCAGCTCGGCGACGTCCGCGGCGAAGGAACGGCTGCGCGCGATGGCGCTGGCCGCTACCAAACGCGCCGCGTGA
- the crtI gene encoding phytoene desaturase — translation MRTVAGPTERVVVVGAGLAGLSAALHLTGAARTVTLLERADHPGGRVGRYRGGDYDIDSGATVLTLPELITDALAAVGRSPENCVPPLRIHRLAPGYHARFADGAEIRVFAEADAMAAEVERTCGPAEARGYRRLRTWLARVYAAEFTEFMDTNFDSPLDMVRIPEKRRALVELARLGGFGRLGPQVRRFLRDPRLARLFTFQALYAGLPPARALAVYGAIPHMDTSLGVYFPEGGMRAIAVALAQAFTEAGGTLELGAEVVGIDYAGRRARRARTADGRSFDCDALVLTADLGSLDRFGVRPRRGLRASPSAVVAHGTVPAAVAAGWPVQAHHTIEFGQAWDSTFAEIAARGGRGRLMKDPSLLLTRPALTDPSLFIERGDGRYEPFSLLAPCPNLSAAPLDWPRLGPAYLRELLTVLEARGYRGIAEHFAVDRLDTPRTWFDHGMLAGTPFSAAHLFRQTGPFRPSNFPRYRDNVVLAGCGTTPGVGVPTALLSGKLAANRIAREIGRTSRGTPRTSRIVFEATP, via the coding sequence ATGAGAACCGTTGCGGGACCTACCGAGCGAGTCGTGGTGGTCGGCGCGGGACTGGCCGGCCTCTCGGCCGCCCTGCATCTCACCGGTGCGGCTCGCACGGTCACGCTGCTCGAGCGAGCCGACCACCCCGGCGGACGGGTCGGACGCTACCGGGGCGGTGACTACGACATCGATTCCGGCGCCACCGTGCTCACCCTGCCCGAGCTGATCACCGACGCGCTCGCCGCCGTCGGCCGGTCCCCGGAGAACTGCGTGCCGCCATTGCGCATCCACCGGCTGGCGCCGGGCTATCACGCACGGTTCGCCGACGGCGCCGAGATCAGGGTGTTCGCCGAGGCCGACGCCATGGCCGCGGAGGTCGAGCGGACTTGCGGCCCGGCCGAGGCTCGGGGATACCGGCGGCTGCGCACCTGGCTGGCCCGGGTGTACGCGGCCGAGTTCACGGAGTTCATGGACACGAACTTCGACTCGCCGCTGGATATGGTGCGAATTCCCGAAAAGCGCCGCGCGCTGGTCGAATTGGCGCGACTCGGCGGCTTCGGCAGGCTCGGCCCGCAGGTCCGCCGGTTCCTGCGTGATCCGCGCCTGGCACGGCTGTTCACCTTCCAGGCCCTGTACGCGGGTCTGCCGCCCGCCCGGGCGCTGGCCGTCTACGGCGCTATTCCGCACATGGACACCTCCCTGGGCGTCTACTTCCCCGAAGGCGGTATGCGGGCGATCGCCGTGGCGCTGGCGCAAGCGTTCACCGAAGCCGGCGGCACGCTGGAACTCGGCGCCGAAGTGGTGGGCATCGACTACGCGGGCCGGCGGGCCCGCCGCGCCCGCACCGCCGACGGCCGCTCGTTCGACTGCGACGCGCTCGTGCTCACCGCCGACCTCGGCTCGCTCGACCGTTTCGGTGTGCGGCCCCGGCGCGGGCTGCGCGCCTCGCCGTCGGCGGTCGTCGCGCACGGCACCGTGCCCGCCGCGGTCGCGGCAGGCTGGCCGGTGCAGGCGCACCACACCATCGAGTTCGGGCAGGCCTGGGACAGCACGTTCGCCGAGATCGCCGCCCGCGGTGGACGCGGCAGGCTGATGAAGGATCCCTCGCTGCTGCTGACCCGGCCCGCCCTGACCGATCCGAGCCTGTTCATCGAACGCGGCGACGGACGGTACGAGCCGTTCTCGTTGCTCGCGCCGTGCCCGAACCTGTCGGCCGCGCCGCTGGACTGGCCGCGGCTCGGGCCCGCCTACCTCCGGGAGCTGCTCACCGTGCTGGAAGCACGCGGCTACCGGGGCATCGCCGAGCACTTCGCCGTCGACCGGCTCGACACGCCTCGCACGTGGTTCGATCACGGAATGCTCGCGGGCACACCGTTCTCCGCGGCCCACCTTTTCCGGCAAACCGGTCCGTTTCGGCCGAGTAATTTCCCCCGTTACCGCGACAACGTGGTCCTTGCCGGTTGTGGCACCACTCCGGGCGTGGGCGTACCGACCGCTCTGCTCTCGGGAAAACTGGCGGCAAACCGCATCGCCCGCGAGATCGGGCGCACTTCGCGTGGAACGCCGCGCACCAGCCGGATAGTGTTCGAGGCGACGCCGTAA
- a CDS encoding methylenetetrahydrofolate reductase, which yields MTFDNVRGSSTPGRPSRTHPNVSGTPSVVQSLRAHGERAVPFSVEFNPPRDAAAEARLWRAVRQFERMHPAFVSMTYGAGGSTRDRTVRVTGQLAQETTLLPVAHLTAVEHSVAELRSLVGAYADCGIRNILVLRGDPPGDPLGEWHKHPDGVSYAEELVRIVRDLGDFHVGVASFPQGHHRSPDLATDTAFLAAKLRAGAEYSITQMFFDVEHYLRLRDRLVKLDPIEGAKPIIPELMPITSLRTVQRAEELCGRPLPASVMGRLREAAGEGGEENAAAVRAVGIEIATEIAQRLIDEGAPCLHFITLNFAKATSEVLTNLGYGVTAAPVSV from the coding sequence GTGACTTTCGACAACGTGCGGGGCAGCTCGACCCCTGGCCGGCCGTCCCGGACGCACCCGAACGTCTCTGGAACACCCTCGGTCGTACAGAGTCTGCGGGCTCACGGGGAGCGCGCGGTGCCGTTCTCCGTGGAGTTCAATCCGCCCCGTGACGCCGCCGCCGAGGCGCGGCTGTGGCGTGCCGTGCGGCAGTTCGAGCGCATGCATCCCGCGTTCGTGTCGATGACCTACGGCGCGGGCGGCTCCACCCGCGACCGCACCGTCCGCGTGACCGGGCAGCTCGCGCAGGAGACCACACTGCTGCCTGTCGCGCACCTGACCGCGGTGGAGCACAGCGTCGCCGAGCTGCGCTCGCTGGTCGGCGCGTACGCCGACTGCGGGATCCGCAACATCCTGGTCTTGCGCGGAGACCCGCCCGGTGACCCGCTCGGCGAGTGGCACAAGCATCCCGACGGCGTCTCCTATGCCGAGGAGCTGGTGCGCATCGTGCGCGACCTCGGTGATTTCCACGTCGGCGTCGCCTCGTTCCCGCAGGGCCACCACCGTTCGCCCGACCTGGCGACCGACACCGCGTTCCTGGCCGCGAAACTGCGTGCGGGCGCGGAGTATTCGATCACGCAGATGTTCTTCGACGTCGAGCACTACCTGCGGCTGCGGGATCGTCTGGTGAAACTCGACCCGATCGAAGGCGCCAAGCCGATCATCCCGGAGCTGATGCCGATCACCTCGCTGCGTACGGTGCAGCGCGCCGAGGAACTGTGCGGCAGGCCGCTGCCCGCCTCGGTCATGGGCCGGCTGCGCGAGGCGGCGGGCGAAGGCGGCGAGGAGAACGCCGCGGCGGTGCGCGCGGTCGGCATCGAGATCGCCACCGAGATCGCGCAGCGGCTGATCGACGAGGGCGCGCCCTGCCTGCACTTCATCACGCTCAATTTCGCCAAGGCGACCAGCGAGGTGCTGACCAACCTCGGTTACGGCGTCACGGCCGCGCCGGTCAGCGTCTGA
- a CDS encoding DUF1684 domain-containing protein, translating into MTTSITSVFETEWAHWHHAREDQLRDPLGFLSLTGLHWLTDRPERLPGLPGTWWVTDDKVFITAQPADRLEYDGLGIAGVQIVTPAEGAPGLTVRQEKRVLEVIRRTGRYAVRVHDPAAPGLLSFDGIPAYRPDPRWVVPGRFTQFEQQRTVTTGAVVEGLEHHHSAAGIIEFRIGEVTERVVAFGDRDDLRVLFTDATSGVTTYPAARSLSVSRPDADGTVVLDFNRAANLPCAFTDFATCPVAPAQNRLRVAIEAGEQDPRQGRAA; encoded by the coding sequence ATGACCACCAGCATCACCAGCGTTTTCGAGACCGAGTGGGCACATTGGCACCACGCGCGCGAGGACCAGTTGCGCGACCCGCTCGGCTTCCTCAGCCTGACCGGCCTGCACTGGCTCACCGACCGCCCTGAACGGCTGCCGGGCCTGCCGGGTACCTGGTGGGTCACCGACGACAAAGTGTTCATCACCGCCCAGCCCGCCGACCGCCTGGAATACGACGGGCTGGGCATCGCGGGCGTGCAGATCGTCACCCCCGCGGAAGGCGCGCCCGGACTGACCGTGCGGCAGGAGAAACGGGTCCTCGAGGTGATCCGCCGCACCGGCCGCTACGCCGTCCGGGTGCACGACCCGGCCGCGCCGGGCCTGCTGAGCTTCGACGGCATCCCGGCCTACCGGCCCGACCCGCGCTGGGTGGTGCCGGGGCGGTTCACACAGTTCGAGCAACAGCGGACCGTGACCACCGGCGCTGTGGTCGAGGGTCTCGAGCACCACCACAGCGCCGCGGGCATCATCGAATTCCGCATCGGCGAGGTGACCGAACGGGTCGTCGCGTTCGGCGACCGGGACGATCTGCGGGTGCTGTTCACCGACGCGACGAGCGGGGTGACGACCTACCCGGCGGCGCGTTCGCTGTCGGTCAGCCGTCCCGACGCGGACGGCACGGTGGTGCTGGACTTCAACCGGGCCGCGAATCTGCCGTGCGCGTTCACCGACTTCGCGACCTGCCCGGTGGCACCCGCGCAGAACCGGCTGCGCGTGGCCATCGAAGCGGGCGAACAGGATCCGCGGCAGGGACGCGCGGCATGA